A genome region from Nicotiana tabacum cultivar K326 chromosome 13, ASM71507v2, whole genome shotgun sequence includes the following:
- the LOC107817053 gene encoding uncharacterized protein LOC107817053, translating into MSTEETLVEAALRVLNTADPVEKAHIGDEVANRWLKGLISQPYNHSVELPVPDRPARLTNVKLVSPSLMPKLGKAGSLQSRQAIVHSLVHTESWAIDLSWDIIARFGKQESMPREFFTDFVKVAQDEGRHFTLLAARLKELGSFYGALPAHDGLWDSAIATSKDLLARLAIEHCVHEARGLDVIPTTISRFRNGGDNQTAELLENVVYPEEITHCAAGVKWFKYLCLRSRNPNPGDLSSQENSDTVDVDNEVIQRFHSTVRTHFRGPLKPPFNEQARKAAGFGPQWYEPLAIKDCTME; encoded by the exons ATGAGCACAGAAGAGACTCTCGTTGAAGCTGCACTACGAGTTCTGAACACAGCTGACCCAGTCGAGAAGGCTCATATCGGCGATGAAGTAGCCAATAGATGGCTAAAAGGCCTCATTTCTCAGCCTTATAATCATTCTGTTGAACTCCCTGTTCCTGATCGCCCAGCCCGTCTCACAAAT GTGAAGTTGGTGTCGCCAAGTCTCATGCCAAAACTTGGGAAAGCGGGAAGCTTGCAGAGTAGACAGGCCATTGTACACAGTCTTGTTCACACTGAAAGCTGGGCTATTGACTTGTCTTGG GATATAATTGCTCGATTCGGCAAGCAAGAGTCAATGCCAAGAGAATTTTTCACTGATTTTGTGAAAGTTGCACAAGATGAAGGGCGGCATTTTACTCTACTTGCTGCACGGCTTAAGGAACTCGGATCTTTCTATGGAGCTTTACCCGCTCATGATGGCTTGTGGGATTCAGCCATTGCTACTTCCAAAGATCTATTGGCTCGTTTGGCTATTGAACACTGCGTTCATGAG GCAAGAGGACTTGATGTGATACCAACCACAATATCCCGTTTCCGCAATGGCGGTGATAATCAGACAGCTGAATTATTGGAGAATGTGGTTTATCCCGAAGAAATAACTCACTGTGCTGCTGGAGTAAAATGGTTCAAGTATCTTTGCTTGAGATCAAGAAATCCAAATCCAGGCGACCTCTCGTCACAAGAAAACAGTGACACCGTGGATGTAGACAATGAAGTCATTCAAAGGTTCCACTCCACTGTGAGGACACATTTCAGAGGGCCATTGAAGCCTCCTTTTAATGAGCAAGCACGAAAAGCTGCTGGATTCGGTCCACAATGGTATGAACCTCTTGCCATTAAAGATTGCACAATGGAATAA
- the LOC107803089 gene encoding mRNA cap guanine-N(7) methyltransferase 2 isoform X2, with amino-acid sequence MAMASHRPGELTHHRLLDFVKTALIKIFVSPYASVCDMYCGKVADVEKWDEAQIGHYIGIDVAMSGVNEVKEAWESQRKAYTSEFIELDPCIEDIDSYWKDKEKQADIVFCMHNLQLCFDSEEKARRLLHNVSSLLKPGGYFLGITPDSSTIWAKYQKNVEAYHNRSGAMKPNIVPNCIRSENYMITFEVEEEKFPFFGKKYQLKFASDISAETHCLVHFPSLLRAQVLGILQDAGHSFIDPRGRLLPRSYDVLGLFTTFIFQKPDPDIAPPLTTPFLPVGSHNPDEMDWQVIGWNEEEKSGLTDPSIGLGKITEQKGILGPGPPELRFPEAI; translated from the exons ATGGCGATGGCGAGTCACAGACCCGGCGAGTTAACTCATCATCGACTCCTCGATTTCGTTAAAACAGCGCTTATCAAAATCTTCGTCTCCCCTTATGCCTCT GTATGTGATATGTATTGTGGGAAAGTAGCTGATGTGGAGAAGTGGGATGAAGCTCAAATTGGTCACTACATCGGCATTG ATGTGGCAATGTCGGGAGTGAACGAAGTGAAGGAAGCGTGGGAGAGTCAGCGGAAGGCTTACACATCTGAGTTCATTGAGCTTGACCCTTGTATT GAAGATATAGACTCCTATTGGAAGGACAAGGAAAAGCAGGCCGATATTGTTTTCTGCATGCACAATTTACAG TTGTGCTTTGATAGTGAAGAGAAAGCAAGGAGGTTATTGCATAATGTATCATCTTTGCTTAAACCTGGGGGTTACTTTCTTGGTATTACTCCTGACTCATCTACTATATG GGCAAAATACCAGAAGAATGTTGAAGCATACCATAATAGGAGCGGGGCGATGAAACCAAACATTGTACCTAATTGCATTCGATCAGAAAATTACATGATTACCTTTGAGGTTGAGGAAGAGAA GTTTCCCTTCTTTGGTAAGAAGTACCAATTGAAGTTTGCAAGTGACATCTCTGCTGAAACCCATTGCTTGGTTCATTTCCCAAGCCTGCTCAG AGCACAAGTTCTTGGGATACTACAAGATGCAGGCCATAGCTTTATTGATCCCAGGGGAAGACTTCTTCCCAgatcatatgatgttttag GTCTGTTCACCACATTCATATTTCAAAAGCCTGATCCAGATATTGCACCTCCACTTACGACTCCCTTTTTGCCTGTCGGAAGCCACAATCCTGATGAG ATGGATTGGCAAGTCATTGGATGGAATGAAGAGGAGAAGAGTGGACTGACTGATCCATCTATAGGGTTGGGCAAGATAACTGAACAAAAAGGGATTTTAGGTCCTGGTCCGCCCGAATTACGATTCCCTGAAGCTATTTGA
- the LOC107803089 gene encoding mRNA cap guanine-N(7) methyltransferase 2 isoform X1 — MAMASHRPGELTHHRLLDFVKTALIKIFVSPYASVCDMYCGKVADVEKWDEAQIGHYIGIDVAMSGVNEVKEAWESQRKAYTSEFIELDPCIEDIDSYWKDKEKQADIVFCMHNLQLCFDSEEKARRLLHNVSSLLKPGGYFLGITPDSSTIWAKYQKNVEAYHNRSGAMKPNIVPNCIRSENYMITFEVEEEKFPFFGKKYQLKFASDISAETHCLVHFPSLLRLAREAGLENTEIQNLTDFYDDNRAQVLGILQDAGHSFIDPRGRLLPRSYDVLGLFTTFIFQKPDPDIAPPLTTPFLPVGSHNPDEMDWQVIGWNEEEKSGLTDPSIGLGKITEQKGILGPGPPELRFPEAI; from the exons ATGGCGATGGCGAGTCACAGACCCGGCGAGTTAACTCATCATCGACTCCTCGATTTCGTTAAAACAGCGCTTATCAAAATCTTCGTCTCCCCTTATGCCTCT GTATGTGATATGTATTGTGGGAAAGTAGCTGATGTGGAGAAGTGGGATGAAGCTCAAATTGGTCACTACATCGGCATTG ATGTGGCAATGTCGGGAGTGAACGAAGTGAAGGAAGCGTGGGAGAGTCAGCGGAAGGCTTACACATCTGAGTTCATTGAGCTTGACCCTTGTATT GAAGATATAGACTCCTATTGGAAGGACAAGGAAAAGCAGGCCGATATTGTTTTCTGCATGCACAATTTACAG TTGTGCTTTGATAGTGAAGAGAAAGCAAGGAGGTTATTGCATAATGTATCATCTTTGCTTAAACCTGGGGGTTACTTTCTTGGTATTACTCCTGACTCATCTACTATATG GGCAAAATACCAGAAGAATGTTGAAGCATACCATAATAGGAGCGGGGCGATGAAACCAAACATTGTACCTAATTGCATTCGATCAGAAAATTACATGATTACCTTTGAGGTTGAGGAAGAGAA GTTTCCCTTCTTTGGTAAGAAGTACCAATTGAAGTTTGCAAGTGACATCTCTGCTGAAACCCATTGCTTGGTTCATTTCCCAAGCCTGCTCAG GTTGGCCAGAGAGGCCGGTCTTGAGAACACAGAGATTCAGAACTTGACAGATTTTTATGATGATAACAG AGCACAAGTTCTTGGGATACTACAAGATGCAGGCCATAGCTTTATTGATCCCAGGGGAAGACTTCTTCCCAgatcatatgatgttttag GTCTGTTCACCACATTCATATTTCAAAAGCCTGATCCAGATATTGCACCTCCACTTACGACTCCCTTTTTGCCTGTCGGAAGCCACAATCCTGATGAG ATGGATTGGCAAGTCATTGGATGGAATGAAGAGGAGAAGAGTGGACTGACTGATCCATCTATAGGGTTGGGCAAGATAACTGAACAAAAAGGGATTTTAGGTCCTGGTCCGCCCGAATTACGATTCCCTGAAGCTATTTGA